From the genome of Pirellulales bacterium:
CAACTGCGCCCGCCGCCACAACGACCGCACCGACGAAAAATCACCGAAATGCTCCAGCGAATCGAAGCAGCTCACGACGTCCCACAGCGATTGGTCGCGGGCCAGGTCGATCTCGCGCACGCCACAGTCGACGCCGTGAACGTCGCAGCCGAAGGCGTCGAAGCCCGCCGCGCTCGCCGCCCGCACGAAGGCGCCGTTGCCATAGCCCACGTCAAGCAGCCGCCCGCGGGACGCGAACCCCTTGAGAAAGCCGACCCGCAGGCAGCTCATTTCGCGGCAGGGATACGCTTCGTAATGCCGGACATAACTCTCGTCGTAGGAGACGGTCGCTTCCGGCGGCCACTGAAAGACGTGCCGGCAGCGAGGGCAGTGCCGCAGGTCGTCGAACGCTTCCACGCCCTGACACGCGCAGACGGGACAGAGGCAGGTGTTCATAGTTCCTCCACAAGAGCAAGAAGTTCGTCGGCCGCCGTGCGATGATCGATGGGTGCCAGGCGCAGCCGCCACCGGGCCAGCACGGCCTCGCGCGCCGCCACCGGCCAGCCGGTCATGAACGACGTGTCGGCCAGGTCGCCCCGCGCCACCAATGCGCGCACGGGCAAGCGCCCGCCGCACTGCG
Proteins encoded in this window:
- a CDS encoding methyltransferase domain-containing protein produces the protein MNTCLCPVCACQGVEAFDDLRHCPRCRHVFQWPPEATVSYDESYVRHYEAYPCREMSCLRVGFLKGFASRGRLLDVGYGNGAFVRAASAAGFDAFGCDVHGVDCGVREIDLARDQSLWDVVSCFDSLEHFGDFSSVRSLWRRAQLVLVSLPLAPPAFPACRAWSHYKPGEHLHYFSPASLARLVAKPLIAASNVEDAIRRPKDTRQNIYTAVYGECVGT